DNA from Elaeis guineensis isolate ETL-2024a chromosome 2, EG11, whole genome shotgun sequence:
ccatacgccaataggatcttgaatgttgctttaccatcattcgaccaatccggacgttgggtcatcattgctagatgattacatcgattggttcagaaagttatttttatgctaccagtttaggttcgaacctatggggtcacactcaaaagaagtttctgattgatcatgtggctgatcaacaattgagaatcgttcaagggcttaatcatcaattcgattgatgattaaccttatgcaaaagttgtaataaattaatttatcaagtattagtgaattaatgaaagattaattagtaattaaattattgattagcttaatttaattgaaaaaagaggattaaataaaatctaattgaattggattcaattaggtttgatccgattagattatgagacgatctaatcgctaagggagaattatccctgatttgatcagaactttaatttaatcaattcttaatttgattaagatttgatttaaatatttatgagcctaattagattagatttcatatattttatttaagttaaaCCAGAtataatttggtttggattcaaataagcaaacttagagtccttattggaataggactcttctccctctgCCAATCCAgattgcacaccatatatctccacacataaAATCATTTTGTgtaagattttttcacaccaaaaagTTCTTTCCTTTATCTATCTCACgtctaaatctgatttagttttgataaaaagaaggttctaaaattaaattttaaaatattccttatcaggagaatctgttctcatccaaatcaacctctccataccaataaatttttttctccttatatgtataacattttgagaagattttttatgaaagatcagTTGGAGAATACTgtagaaaaatatgagaaggggtgtcctatatttttttggcatatttttggatatagaattatgaagggagacagaatcctgtaagagtccaggatcattaggactctttaccccacctccttacatacctataaaagaggcttttgtggtttcttttatgtgtgtaagataccaaaagagaacTCTTCATGTGATAGAAGTTTGGACAtgattcatgatgtgaaaaatagagaggagggtcctctctctttgggtgtgcgcaaaaatctaaatttcatatttttgatccTTTGGATTTGGAAAGagggaataaattagaagaaaattattttcttctctatttttttttcatctcttcatctcctctagaagtccatcttcaatctctgaaaagattttaaagatttaaaaaaaaaatccagatcagtcaagaagaagattttcgcgcgagctagcactcccaagaagaccgatcagatcgaagcttcgagtggatttttcgtagagaccagatgcgtgtgcagctatgagcaaccagtaaagatcctctccaccatatctctcagcagtggagatcatcgatccatgatcaggtatggagttctgaactcagattagaagtagatgtgatctactgcttatatgtatgcatgctgattttatcttcggattattttagattttatatacaacataacatgtcataaatcctagagtaggttgatttgatgattagatcatatgcatgttagattaattttgattaatctagttatctttcgctgtattttttttgaaaaagtttcaaaatacatacatgaaatcgcctGCACATCCCAACAGATTCAATGATTGAAAAAGGATTGACATCCCCAACGACTGCAAAAGTCAATTTTGTGGCCGGAGCCCTGCCATTGCCATCCATCAGAATCGGAGGACCAGCCAGTGGAGCCTTGGTTTGCCTTCTCCCGGTCAATCTCAGTTCAAGCTTTTTTTACAAACTTTGGATTCATCACTTTGTCACTAGGAATCTGCTGGGAGTCTCGACAAAAATCTGGAGTAGAAAAGAGCTTATGACTGTCTTTTGATGCATCTATAAGTCTGATTTAAAAGGAGGGTAGAAGAGAAGATAGAGAACTGCCATTTAAAGAATTAAACCCTTGAAAAAACTGCCAGTCGAGTGGTCCCATCAATCATGATCGTTCGTGACACTTCTTCGTCAGACTGATGTCATCAAACTCAAATGCTGGAGGAGCATGGAAACATGAGCACGCACATCCCCAAATTCGAAGAATCACTTGAAATACTCCTTTCACCTAATTTTCAGATTCAGGAATAGGGAGGTACTGTTACGGTAGTATCCTGAATGCCTCGGATTTGGCATGTTGTCCTTAATACCTCAGATCAGTGGGTTGTCCATACAATCACGGACCCAAGCGCATAATTGAGGTACGTATAGTAGAGCTATTTACCTTCGGTCTGTTGCACAGGCTATTTACCTCGGCCAGCCTTCCATAGCCTCAGCCAATCAGCTCTCGAGCACATGCTACAGCTATCCACCCTGAGTGGATGGGCACAAACATAACCAACTCTCTTGATTTTGTGGGAGTGATTGATGACCGAAATATTTCATCCGCTATGGCATGTTGAACGGCTCTGCAATCTCAGAATTGTACGATCTCATAGCTGTTCAACCAACTATCCAACAACATTCTTTATAAATCACTAAAGCTCCGAGGACCAAAGTAAGTGAAGCAATTCCTCTCAGAGAACCCATTGCTACTTTCTTTGTTCTTTGAATCTGTTTTGAGCATCGAAAGATCCTCACACGAGCGAAATCTCCTGTCCAGACTTTTTTTGCATGTGACTCCAGCACCCCCTGCGTAAAGATCAGACATCCACTTTCCGATCCAGCAGTAACGAGCAGTAATAATACTCAAGTTTGTATTTTATACCTGCAAGTTTAGAATTTGTGGAAgctttttgttgaaaaaattttacTGTTGGGATATAAATACAACGAGAACTGTGGGTTTGCTTGGAAAGCCATTCAAGAActcatgtatatataaatatatatatagagagagagagagagagacacgcACACACTTATCTCAAACAAGCACACAAGCCGAAACCGGTTCATAGAGCACACTTGGACCGATTCAATTCGAACCGTTGCGTTTCTCATTCACGAAACGCTTGATTACCCGCATTAACTCGTTGGCCGGCTCGGACCACGGGTCGATGGTGAAGAACCCGTGCTGCTGCCCCTGGAACTCCGCCAGCTCCACCGGCTTTCCCCACTCCTTGAGCCTCTTCGCGTACTCGGCGGCCCGGTCCCTCAGAAGATCCCGCTCCCCGACCACCACCAGCATCGGTTCGAACTCGACCGGCTCGAGGTTCGGGCTCTCCGGCCCGAACGGGTTCACCAACGGGTGGTCCGCCGTCGCGCCACGCGGCAGCGAAAGCCTCCAGTACCGGTCGTTCAGCTCAAGGTTCAAGAACGCGTCCTTGGGGCACTCCGCCTCCGATTTCGTCCGCCGGGTCCCGCCGAAGAACGGCATCAAGTGAACGAACCCGCGGATCCGGACCGGCTCCAGCTTGGCCCGGCCGGTGGCCGAGCCGAACCGGACGGCCAGGTGGTGGGCGATGTTCCCCCCAGCAGAGTCGCCGGAGATGAACACTCGACCGATGTCGGCCGCCTCGGCGAGCCAGGGGTCGGGGTCAGGCGATACGGCCTGGCGGTGGAGCCACTCCACAGAGGCGGCGCCGTCGTCGATGGCGGCGGGGAGGCGGTGCTCGGGGGCGAGGCGGTAGTCGGGGGCGACGACGACGGCGCGGAGCTCGGCAGCTAGGCGGAGGCAGTAGTTCTGGCAGTTGGGCCAGGTGCGGGAGCCGATGCAGAAGCCGCCACCATGGAAGTAGTAGAAGACGGGGAATTTGGGGCCGTCGGAGGGGAGGCGGTAGCGAGGCTTGTAGAGGCGGAGCTGGAGGTCGTGGGCGGCGTCGAACTGGGCGTCCTTCCAGTCGACGGAGCCATCGTCTTGGACGGGAACGGGGAAGCTGGGGTTGGGGGAGCGGACAATGGATCCGTCGCTGAAGACGCGGAGGACACCGCGGCACTCATCGACCTCATAGGCGGCGGAGGAGGACATGGCGCTGGAGGTTGGATTGGGGATTTTTGGGGCGAC
Protein-coding regions in this window:
- the LOC105034743 gene encoding strigolactones hydrolase CXE15, which produces MSSSAAYEVDECRGVLRVFSDGSIVRSPNPSFPVPVQDDGSVDWKDAQFDAAHDLQLRLYKPRYRLPSDGPKFPVFYYFHGGGFCIGSRTWPNCQNYCLRLAAELRAVVVAPDYRLAPEHRLPAAIDDGAASVEWLHRQAVSPDPDPWLAEAADIGRVFISGDSAGGNIAHHLAVRFGSATGRAKLEPVRIRGFVHLMPFFGGTRRTKSEAECPKDAFLNLELNDRYWRLSLPRGATADHPLVNPFGPESPNLEPVEFEPMLVVVGERDLLRDRAAEYAKRLKEWGKPVELAEFQGQQHGFFTIDPWSEPANELMRVIKRFVNEKRNGSN